A section of the Pseudomonas prosekii genome encodes:
- a CDS encoding TatD family hydrolase, whose amino-acid sequence MQLIDSHTHLDFPDFDADRPALLEQSRALGVRQMVVLGVYQGNWQRVWDLVLSDADLHAAFGLHPVYLDQHQPEDLTALGDWLTRLAGHRQLCAVGEIGLDYFIETLDRERQQALFDAQLQLAADFNLPALIHVRRSHAAVIATLKRFRLKRAGIIHAFAGSQEEAREYLKLGFKLGLGGAATWPQALRMHRVLAQLPLDAVVLETDSPDMAPAMFPGQRNSPAHLPAICAALANIMAISPEQLAAASTANACELFNW is encoded by the coding sequence GTGCAGCTGATCGACAGCCACACTCACCTGGATTTTCCGGATTTCGACGCCGATCGCCCGGCGCTGCTGGAACAAAGCCGCGCCCTCGGGGTGCGGCAGATGGTGGTGCTGGGGGTTTATCAGGGCAATTGGCAGCGGGTCTGGGATCTGGTCTTGAGCGATGCCGATTTGCACGCGGCGTTCGGTTTGCACCCGGTGTATCTGGATCAGCATCAACCCGAAGACCTGACAGCGCTCGGTGATTGGCTGACGCGCCTGGCCGGTCATCGGCAGTTGTGCGCGGTGGGCGAGATTGGCCTGGATTACTTCATCGAAACCCTTGACCGCGAGCGCCAGCAGGCATTGTTCGATGCGCAGTTGCAGTTGGCGGCGGATTTCAATCTGCCGGCGCTGATTCATGTGCGTCGCAGCCACGCGGCGGTGATCGCCACGCTCAAGCGTTTTCGCCTGAAACGCGCGGGGATCATCCACGCGTTCGCCGGCAGCCAGGAAGAGGCGCGCGAATACCTCAAGCTCGGTTTCAAACTCGGCCTCGGTGGCGCCGCGACCTGGCCGCAGGCGTTGCGCATGCACAGGGTTTTGGCGCAGTTGCCGCTCGATGCAGTGGTGCTGGAAACCGACTCGCCGGACATGGCGCCGGCGATGTTTCCCGGTCAGCGCAACAGCCCGGCGCACTTGCCGGCGATCTGTGCGGCGCTGGCCAACATTATGGCGATCAGCCCTGAGCAACTGGCGGCGGCGAGCACGGCGAATGCCTGCGAATTGTTTAACTGGTAG